CCAAATGTTTCAAAGTATTTGCGCTTTTCCTCATTATTCAAATGGATATACTCCGGATCAACAGAGCCTTGATACATTCGATAAATACGATCAATCCCATCAAAGCCCTTGCCCACATGGTTTGCATCTTCAATATCTCCAAAATGCTTTTTTTCATCAACTATATGATAATAATCACCATCAGTGATAATAACATAAGGAATACCAAGTGCACCTACGAAACGACAATACGGTTCAAAATTCGTAGAATTTATGTTACAAATCACTACGCCGAGACGATCAAGGTCGTATCCTTTGGCTTTTGAAAAACTGGGAACCAAATATTCTTCGGAAATTCCCTCCACAAAAATAATACCTTTAGCAGTATAGAGTTCGCCTCGTTTGACATCAATGTATCTTGTTAAATCCGCATAATCGTCCTCAGACAAATCAATGCCTGCTGTTGTTTTTACCTCGGTACCATCTTTTGTCGTAATTAGATGAACAAGAGACGTAATGGGTGCAACTGAGGATATATGTGTTGAGTGAGTTGTGATTATTACAGAGGTGTTAGTTTTGTTCATAATATGGCGATAGAGAAGCCGTTGATAAATTGGATGGAGATGCGATTCGGGCTCCTCGACAGCAAGAATGGTGATGCCATTCGCTGTTGGAACAAAATCCGAAAAGAACGCATATAGACCATCGTATAATGTGGCATCTTGCAGAGCCGCAAGATTCAAGGCGTAGTCATCGGAGCTGGCGGATTTTTCATAACTTCTTTCAAGTAAATGTTCATGATCCTGTTTTATCAATTCACGATATAAATCGCCGGATAGGAATGTTTTGATAGTATCATCTTCAATGAGTAGTAGAATCAAAGCTACATAGAGAATATTGTTGATTCCCAAACTTGTGTTGCCCGTTTCTCGGCTGTTAATTAGAGGTCGTAGGGCATAAAGAAGTTTAGTTGCATCGATATTCATTGTTTTCAGAGAAATACTGAACTCATCTGCACTAAAGGACACCATGTCATTCAATAACCGTTGCAGCCTATTCTCTAAATCATTTACTTGACCAATTTGTAAAGTATCTGCACCTTTTTCATCAAGAGCCTTTGATATCTCTAAAAGTACACTCTTGCTGACAGAATATTTTTGCTTAATAATTTGTGTTAGAGGAGAAGTTCGGGAACTTTTCATTTCTGCCTCAACATCACGGATGGCTTTTATCACACGAATATTAAGCATTTTTCGATCTTCATATGTAAAAGCCCTGCTTTCATCGTTTCCCTTATAGATGATGTAGCTATAGTCTGGTTTTGTAGCATCTTTTTTAAAAAACTTGTAGCTGATTTTTAATGTTTCTTTGCCTTCTACCATTACCGACGCATCAGCCAACTGGGCAAGCAAATTCTTATTATCCTCGAAATTTGCGAGATAGATCTCAATCAATATATAATGCCCATTATCCATAGGGTTTTCTATACCATCCCAAAAATCGGATTCTTCAAGCATTCTGTCTTTTTCAGAAAGCGTTGGATCAAGAATCAGTTGAAGTGCGTAAAGAAGATTACTTTTGCCGACTGCGTTTTCGCCAATTAATACCTGCTTTTCGCCAAGAGAAAAATCTGCTGAATGGAAGTTTCTAAAGTTTTCGATATGAACTCGACAAATATACGGTTGAGTTTTCATCCGGTTTACCTTCTTTCGCACGATCTTCCAGTTTCTTGTTCCAGCGGAAGTATCAATGATATACTCTTTGCTACATGTAGTGCAGTGAAGATATACACTATGCTCTCTAAATCCTGGAATGTTGTCATGCTCCTCGATAATTGTTCCTTTTCCACATGGACATTCGTATTCATAATATTCTGTGTCGCCAGCGCCTGCACCGTATCCTGAA
This DNA window, taken from Dysosmobacter welbionis, encodes the following:
- a CDS encoding AAA family ATPase; this translates as MRTKRIIAKCEQHSGYGAGAGDTEYYEYECPCGKGTIIEEHDNIPGFREHSVYLHCTTCSKEYIIDTSAGTRNWKIVRKKVNRMKTQPYICRVHIENFRNFHSADFSLGEKQVLIGENAVGKSNLLYALQLILDPTLSEKDRMLEESDFWDGIENPMDNGHYILIEIYLANFEDNKNLLAQLADASVMVEGKETLKISYKFFKKDATKPDYSYIIYKGNDESRAFTYEDRKMLNIRVIKAIRDVEAEMKSSRTSPLTQIIKQKYSVSKSVLLEISKALDEKGADTLQIGQVNDLENRLQRLLNDMVSFSADEFSISLKTMNIDATKLLYALRPLINSRETGNTSLGINNILYVALILLLIEDDTIKTFLSGDLYRELIKQDHEHLLERSYEKSASSDDYALNLAALQDATLYDGLYAFFSDFVPTANGITILAVEEPESHLHPIYQRLLYRHIMNKTNTSVIITTHSTHISSVAPITSLVHLITTKDGTEVKTTAGIDLSEDDYADLTRYIDVKRGELYTAKGIIFVEGISEEYLVPSFSKAKGYDLDRLGVVICNINSTNFEPYCRFVGALGIPYVIITDGDYYHIVDEKKHFGDIEDANHVGKGFDGIDRIYRMYQGSVDPEYIHLNNEEKRKYFETFGTYIGEYTLEVDIFKKATGPDRDVLCSIFNQLTNGGQVQKNNFSAELSSGRYNKCLSKIESTYSGIGKGRFAQRLATHISASIIPEYISNAIDAIVAKVR